A window from Symphalangus syndactylus isolate Jambi chromosome 22, NHGRI_mSymSyn1-v2.1_pri, whole genome shotgun sequence encodes these proteins:
- the PRAMEF14 gene encoding PRAME family member 14 isoform X1 gives MSIQAPPRLLELAVQSLLRDQALAISAVEELPRVLYLPLFLEAFSRRHFQILTVMVQAWPFNRLPLGSLMKTLHLETLKALLEGLHRLLTQKDRPRRWKLQVLDLRDVDENFWAGCPGAWALSCSPEAMSKRQTAEDCPRMGEHQPLKVFIDVCLKEIPQDECLRYLFQWVYQRRGLVHLCCSKLVNYLTPIKYLRKSLKIIYLNSIQELEIRNMSWPRLIRKLRCYLKEMKNLRKLVFSRCHHYTSDIELEGRLVAKLSSVFLRLEHLQLLKIKLITFFSGHLELLIRCLQNPLENLELTCGYLLEEDVKCLSQYPSLGYLKHLNLSYVLLLRISLEPLGALLQKIAATLETLVLEGCQIHYSQLRAILPGLSRCSQLTTFYFGRNCMSMDALKDLLRHTSALSKLSLETYPAPEESLNSLVRVNWEIFTPLRAELMCTLREVRQPKRIFIGPIPCPSCGSSPSEELELHLCC, from the exons ATGAGCATCCAGGCCCCACCCAGACTCCTGGAGCTGGCAGTGCAGAGCCTGCTGAGAGACCAGGCCTTGGCCATCTCTGCCGTGGAGGAGCTGCCCAGGGTGCTCTATCTCCCACTCTTCCTGGAGGCCTTCAGCAGGAGACACTTCCAGATTCTGACGGTGATGGTGCAGGCCTGGCCCTTCAATCGCCTCCCTCTGGGATCGCTGATGAAGACGCTTCATCTGGAGACCTTAAAAGCATTGCTAGAAGGGCTTCATAGGCTGCTTACACAGAAGGATCGCCCCAG GAGGTGGAAACTTCAAGTGCTGGATTTGCGGGATGTTGATGAGAATTTCTGGGCCGGATGCCCTGGAGCCTGGGCCCTGTCCTGCTCCCCAGAGGCCATGAGTAAGAGGCAGACAGCAGAGGATTGTCCAAGGATGGGAGAGCACCAGCCCTTAAAGGTGTTCATAGATGTCTGCCTCAAGGAAATACCCCAGGATGAATGCCTGAGATACCTCTTTCAGTGGGTTTACCAAAGGAGAGGTTTAGTACACCTGTGCTGTAGTAAGCTGGTCAATTATCTAACGCCGATTAAATATCTCAGAAAGTCATTGAAAATAATATACCTGAATAGTATTCAGGAGCTGGAAATTCGCAACATGTCCTGGCCACGTCTGATAAGAAAGCTTCGTTGTTACCTGAAGGAGATGAAGAATCTTCGCAAACTCGTTTTCTCCAGGTGCCATCATTACACGTCAGACATTGAACTCGAGGGACGGTTAGTTGCCAAATTGAGCTCTGTGTTCCTCAGGCTGGAACACCTCCAGttgcttaaaataaaattgatcacCTTCTTCAGTGGACACCTGGAACTGCTGATCAG GTGCCTCCAGAACCCCTTGGAGAACTTGGAATTAACTTGTGGCTACCTATTGGAAGAGGACGTGAAGTGCCTCTCCCAGTACCCAAGCCTCGGTTACCTAAAGCATCTGAATCTCAGCTATGTGCTGCTGCTCCGCATCAGTCTTGAACCCCTCGGAGCTCTGCTACAGAAAATTGCTGCCACTCTCGAGACCCTCGTGTTGGAGGGCTGTCAGATCCACTACTCCCAACTCCGTGCCATCCTGCCTGGCCTGAGCCGCTGCTCCCAGCTCACCACCTTCTACTTTGGCAGAAATTGCATGTCTATGGACGCCCTGAAGGACCTGCTGCGCCACACCAGTGCGCTGAGCAAGTTAAGCCTGGAGACATATCCTGCCCCTGAGGAGAGTTTGAATTCGTTGGTTCGTGTCAACTGGGAGATCTTCACCCCACTTCGGGCTGAGCTGATGTGTACACTGAGGGAAGTCAGGCAGCCCAAGAGGATCTTCATTGGTCCCATCCCCTGCCCTTCCTGTGGTTCATCACCATCTGAGGAACTGGAGCTCCATCTTTGCTGCTAG
- the PRAMEF14 gene encoding PRAME family member 14 isoform X2: MKGGKVHQTYAFHNRRSVLTSLVITNDPVSDSLSVKGCFELQERCLQNPLENLELTCGYLLEEDVKCLSQYPSLGYLKHLNLSYVLLLRISLEPLGALLQKIAATLETLVLEGCQIHYSQLRAILPGLSRCSQLTTFYFGRNCMSMDALKDLLRHTSALSKLSLETYPAPEESLNSLVRVNWEIFTPLRAELMCTLREVRQPKRIFIGPIPCPSCGSSPSEELELHLCC, encoded by the exons ATGAAAGGAGGGAAAGTGCATCAAACCTATGCATTTCACAATAGAAGGTCTGTCCTCACCAGCTTAGTGATCACGAATGATCCTGTCTCTGATTCCCTGTCTGTAAAAGGTTGTTTTGAACTCCAGGAAAG GTGCCTCCAGAACCCCTTGGAGAACTTGGAATTAACTTGTGGCTACCTATTGGAAGAGGACGTGAAGTGCCTCTCCCAGTACCCAAGCCTCGGTTACCTAAAGCATCTGAATCTCAGCTATGTGCTGCTGCTCCGCATCAGTCTTGAACCCCTCGGAGCTCTGCTACAGAAAATTGCTGCCACTCTCGAGACCCTCGTGTTGGAGGGCTGTCAGATCCACTACTCCCAACTCCGTGCCATCCTGCCTGGCCTGAGCCGCTGCTCCCAGCTCACCACCTTCTACTTTGGCAGAAATTGCATGTCTATGGACGCCCTGAAGGACCTGCTGCGCCACACCAGTGCGCTGAGCAAGTTAAGCCTGGAGACATATCCTGCCCCTGAGGAGAGTTTGAATTCGTTGGTTCGTGTCAACTGGGAGATCTTCACCCCACTTCGGGCTGAGCTGATGTGTACACTGAGGGAAGTCAGGCAGCCCAAGAGGATCTTCATTGGTCCCATCCCCTGCCCTTCCTGTGGTTCATCACCATCTGAGGAACTGGAGCTCCATCTTTGCTGCTAG